The Gossypium hirsutum isolate 1008001.06 chromosome D02, Gossypium_hirsutum_v2.1, whole genome shotgun sequence region tttcaatagCATATGTCTAAGTTGactatattcaaaataaactatctatttagttttgttaaaaattaattattttatataatcttATTCCAAAATGATCTaaagtaatataaaaatattaataaaatgaaaacaataaaataaataaaatatattatttttataacataaaatcTTTTTTGTACTTAGAAATGCTATCAAAGGTCCCAACAAAGCCAGCGATATTAGTATTATCTTAATAATAAATTAGGACTCTCATCaaattgatttgaataatgtggcCGTTTATATCCTTTTCATTATTGCAATGTTGATTTGAGGACATACAAAGAAATAATAATCAtcataatttaattgttaaatcaCTGCCTTAATCAACACCTCTCTCAGCAAAAGTCCTTGTCAAAACAAAACTAATGCAAGAAAATTCGTGGAGCAAAGGGAAGAAAATTAATTCTATTCAAATACCACAGTAATTCCAATTCCAATGATTAATCACTTCCATTTAATTCAGTGGTAATTAGGGTAGGTACGAATCaattattaaaccatttaatcataaaattaaattttttttttgatgttgtttaattttgaaataagatTACAATTTTTAGATTCTCAAActtataattttgtaatttcattatttcttaaattatttaaacagatttaGTTCCTTTttgctaaaaaaataattataattaaaatccagttttttttctcttctcatttttctctccTTTGAATATAAAAATCTCTAGCTTATTGCTACTTTTAATTTCAGCTCTGACCTCTCTTAAATGTTGTGAATAGATTAGATTTAAACATCCATAATAAAAGATtaagagattttttttattttttaagatgaaaaatgataatattttaaatcaaaattctcGATTAAATTTAATATCGTACAAATGTGACACtaacgaaagaaaaaaaaattatcaaattaaagtgATTATATAACAAAGGcatgtcttttaaaattttaaaatagtgttTCCCTAATATTCAATCGAATCAAGCTATGAACTTTTTATTCAACCCTTCTAatgtttttactttattttaaaattaaaattaagtgaaTCAAATTTAGAAATATTGATTTATTGTGGTCTACAGAAATATACCATgcttaacaataatttatttatctatttatactcTACTTAAAAGCTATGTCAAATGCTTGGGacaatagaattttaaatttgattattgttAGCCACTTTGCATGATAAAACTTACACCACTTCTTAAATCTAATTTTAGCACATGCCATTTGTGTGgaatgaatgaaaaaatattatcaaatatatacaagtgagtaaattgaattttaatttggttaacATTGATTATTGTTGCCTATATAAGAGAATGAGAGTTTAAATGCGCTAAAACACATTTATCATCCTATTGAAAGATTGGGAAGGGATTATAAATAGTTGTAGgtgtttgtataaaaaaaatatacaccaataaaatcaaatttacaaataaaaagaaCCCAatcaattaagaaaaaaaaactcaattttcttAGACTTGTTCTCAAACCGCATTAAATAGAACAGAAAAATTGAAGGcttatatcatgaattttaatttcactTCTCTTTAATATTAAAAGcaaatcaaattctctaaaaTAAACGGTAAATAAAccatataaataaattatcataATTAAGTTTCATGGTTGTTCAATCcaggtgaataaaaataatttttttaggttgctataaatttatgagaaatttgagAATAAAAAATGTGAAACTTATAAAGAAAATTCTATAACAGTGATACttcagtaaaatttatttttaggtaAATTTACATTCCGTAAAtcacatatttaaattttacatttcaacCAAATGAATTAAACAAGATAATTTTATATTCTTGTAATCCCATAAAGGAACATTTGGTTCTTTCCCATGTTATGATTCCAATGGAATGCGATTCTTTAAAATCTGATTGATGAGAATGTCACTGCCAAAAAAGTTATTTTACGATGTTTGATATACTTGCAAAGTATTGATTAAAATCTCAAAGAAATTGCATTAACATATTTGGTACATCAATGCCTTCCCTGGAATATAATGGTACATTACAAACttaactttattaaataaaagataatattaatatattttaacatttttattagtaacaaatatttgaattaatcaaAAAGATATAATTTGCTCATGTTTTGATCGAATTTGTTACAGGAGtacatttgaaaaataatttatctaTTAACTCAACATAGAGATGCAAAATTTTCCTCATTGCATTGTACACATAACTTGAAATTATCTTGAAACTAAAATTTGATATTGATAAACTAATATGTTTAAATAGTTTTATAACAAAACAAATGCATTCATTTTAAATCTTCAACACAAACAAACAAATCTCAGTGAATGACACAGGCCCCAACGTGTAAACAAACGTCTATACTCTCAAGCTAGGCTTGACAAAAAcctatatgaatttggttcgatTATCGTCCAGTCAAGCTTATGAGGGAGTGACAAAAGCATTCAGCCGCTAGGCAAAGCGGTGAAGTGCTGAACTCTAGATGGCCATGGCCATAGTCCAATGGCTCTGACCCTAGTAGCATATGACACGGTGCAAGGCTGATTAAACTTTATATGATTACAAATTCAGTTGTTGAAGGAGATTTTGATTTGAGTTGTACAGCATGCTTTCTAGCTCTCTCTCTTTCTTTGATCGTTTCAAACTCCAATATTTGCCCAGCCCAACTTGGATGGCAACAATTAATAGTAATCTTCTCCATCACTTTCCCATGCTCAAGTAGATATGCAAGGAAATCCACATCGATTTTAAAACCTCTGAAGCCGATCACCTCTACCACTTTAAGACTAGGGATGGGTTTTCCGGTAACATTACTCGTATTATGTGCATGATTGTATGTCGAAGATCTCCAAATATTCAACTGCAAAATGATACAACATAATAAGAACAACCGTAAGGGAACAAAAGGGAAAGATAAGTGATCAACTGTGTTTTGTGTGGAAAGGCTGATGTGAACTTTGGTGACTAACGTATATGAAGAAATCGGAAACATTACCTCCAACGAGAGTTTGTTCAAAGAAGGAGATGCATCAATCAAGGAAGTCAAGACAAGAAGATCGTCATCATATCCACCATACGCACTTACTGCTAAGTGCCTAAGATTTGTCAATTCAGGGAAATTCGGAAATGTCATATTATACTGCAAAAGTAATTTATAATGAGAAACTCAAAcagaaacaaaatcaaaaaccGAAGGCGGCGAATATTGCAGCAAACACTTACAGCACTCATCTCCAATGTAAGACTTTTCAGCTGACAAAGATATCCCGAAAGGGGGCAAAAAGCGAAAGCTGGTTCATCATCTAAGTTCCCACCTATAAGCACATCAGTCAGAAGGGGAGCATTTTCGATATGTAATGCCACCTTTTGTCCATAATACAGAAATGACTGTAAATTGGGTGCAGAAATCTCGAGATTTTGCAAAGCGAGGCAAGCTCGTATCTCCAAATATCGCAACCGTAAAGGCGATGAACTAGCCACGTTAAGAGTCACTAAATTTTTTGACCACTCCACAACTAATTTTTCAAGCAGGGGACAATGCAAAAGGAAGTGCTCTAAAACCTCTCCGCTTACTTTTACAAATCTCAAACACAAGGAATCCAACAATCCTATGCAAGATAAACCCTGAGGAGTTCGAATGTAATTGAAACAACTTTTGGTTAAAGAATAGGATCTTAAACCTGGTGGCCAAGTTTCCTCTGCTACTTCTTCAAAGTCCAATTCAAGTTTTCGAACCCTCTTCGATATGGCAAAACAAAACCAACTATCAATATCATGTCTGCAAGTCCAATCCAAATCAAAACAAACCCTAAACTCATTTAGAGTGGAACCTTTATGCGATTCCAGGACGTGGTTAACCCAGTTTATGTACCAagttctcttttttttccttaatcGCCCATTCCTCCGAAGCTCGCCTAATGTATTTGAAGCATCAAAGTTCAAAGCAACAATGTGTGGCCACAAAATTTTCAACCTCCTGGAAAGAAAGCATATGTTTGCTGCCTCTTTAAGGGTCAAAAAGGAAAGAATTATAAATAGAATTTCATCAGTTAATTCACTAATCCGATCCTTAGAATCCTCTTTTCCTTGATCACCCTTCTCCAtcttaataaaacaaaaaacaaaatcatcaatacacaaaTTACAAAAATTTGTCATAAGCAAAGATCAGCCATGATTAGGATAACCAAATAGCAACTTGAAGACTTACTTATAACCAAGATTCATGAATCACGATAAGGATGACAGAATTTTAATCCCATGGACTATGGTATTCAAATTTCACGACCAAGAAAACGGATAAAATCATCTTTCCTGAAGAAACAGTGcgaattttcataattaaaattcgGCATCATTagccataaaaaaaataaaaaaaatgcatgagATTTCACAATGAATGCCAAATacagaagaaaaggaaaaggtaAAAGAGAGAATTAATACCATTTTATTTAATCTGGGTCTGGCTTCTTTCGGTGGAAGAGATAAATAGTAGAAATTACAAAAAgggaaataatatattttttaagcgTGAGTGAAAAATGTAAAGAAGCGACATAACTTCTTTTCTGATTTTACATGCTTTCCTTTTAACCAGCAATGGCTTAATACCTATTTTCACCTCTGttttatacatcaaatttcaatttgatatttcaacatttttttatcactttagtccctgtatttttctTCTATCTATTATATTATCTCAATCCAAATTTTCGTTAAAAGACGTCAAGTAAACCAATAAAATGTTGCCATGTGtcaaaaaattacttaaaattttttaaaactatcaCAAAGCAAAAGAATTCACAAAAATCcccaaaaagaaaatatcatgATTTTTTTGGGTCtccaattttacaaaaaagtcattttagtctTCTCTTTAATTTTTCACCTCTTTTAACTCTTGAACTtgcatttttttgtcaaatcacccccaAATGTATGGATATACACATGAATTGCTATGTGGATGACATGTCTATgtttaactaatttttaaaaattttaaaatattaaaaaatatatttttaacaaattttaatttttaaaagtaatttttataattttttcaaatttaaaattttaaaaaattaattaaaggttGACGTGTATGTCATgccaaaaaagttaaaaaataactttccatccatttttgagtgatttgaaaaaaaacacaagtttaagagctaaaaaaggtaaaaaaaattaaattgagggctaaaatgattttttttttacgttcGAAGGCCAAATAAGTTAGTATGCCAactaaaaactttgaaaattctaaacaaactaaaaaaaattcataatttatttttaaaaaatatgaaaaatattttcaaaaatattaattttataaaacttcataaaaatccaaaaaaatcataaaaataaaagccCTATTTGGCAATTGGCTGATAGGTGATAGCTGATAGCTAGTTGTTGATTGTAGTGATTGGTTTAACCAACTGattttattaactatttatttaaaaGTGTATGGTAAAACTTAACTGATAGTTGAAAGCTaatatgtgtaaaatgacaaataagggcatgacacattttattgttaaatatttttgtttataatACTTTTGTGACACTCTATACCCAACTCGGTTTAACGGATTCGAATATAAGATGTCACAATATTTACATAACAAAATTTTACAATCTATAAAAGCCATATTGAATGTACCTTTTATCTATATAAAATCCTTTCTAAGATAATAGGTTTGAATAATACATTTAACGTTTGTCACAAACTTTCTATGGTAAAAAACACCTTACAACAAATTGTTTAATAAAATAGACATATTCGTAGTTTATATTATTACTtgtcatttgaaaaaaaatatttctttaaatgtccctttgtatgcataatattgCCCTCGGTCTAGCACTATGCCGCATCCATGGCTTGATCCCTCCCGGCGCACTGGTTCAGTTATTAAACCTACATACCAAAAGACACTTGTAAGTTCAAAGGAAATTAGTGGGTCTCTGACCGCCTCCGGATGTACTAAcgtccaaagtgtgaatactgcaacaaAAGTTATATATAAATGAGGCGATATCAGTAAGTATActggttaggttgtaatatagttacaatggagtaggtgagtagttcgaggatcgtacccaagggaggctagtgctagatcaatttaaacctaaacactaaaagatctaattagtactcgaAATAGGTTATATTAAGCAAATACAAATAAAAgagatttttaggatttttataataataaaatataataaacaaataaatatcaaGAGATTAAAAAGTGGAATTAATCAAatttgattatgggtgattagctagctttgataatcttTATCAACTGTCACTTTGGGTTCCTCGTCAATTAACTAGTCGATATTTTAGCAGGACCTTCCGATACGTCCACTAAAATAATGAgtcagcaaggactacttatcttctgacctcacagtctagaccatactaattttaggttaattcctaccttgatgacttcctaaggttgtcaagcctacggtttaggttcttcctttcctaaacaattgatccgttgagtaaccctacaaaacagttaatagatcatacctccactcactaatcccccatagagagattagttcctcatggttttcgtaaataatataaaatcgaTATAAAGCATAAACATGATAATTGAATCGAAagtataaaatttaagaaaaagccTAGTTTGTATTATAAAGAAGATTGAGTctacaaaatttaatttcatccacaaatcagatctcccgagataaaacaaagaacaaactgAAAGTAAATCTAAAAcataggaaaagagaaaaaattaaacagaaattaaaagaaagattCTAAACTAAGTAATTGGTGTCCATAACATgtgacaaatgagcctatttatagatttgatgtgaacgtcgtccttaaccctagggtAGCTGACGTTCCTGGGCTTTAAGTTGGATTGTGCAAACCAAAATGCCCTCTGGCTCATATTAATTACTGTCCAGAGTCGATGTCACGACACATCAGAACCTGTGTCGCGACATAGAAATCAATATACTTTTCTTTGGGATGTAACgctccaaaattttaattttgggtattgtgaatgtgtgacacaaacatTTGTTAGCTTTTGTCGTTATGTGTtttaggagtgtttgggaggtcccaagttcaagccaggacttgggcaaattttggtatttttatgaataagccctatctttggtcaaTAGGCTTTTGAAGTAAAAGTTgacaaataattaatagaatgggTCTATTGGTTTGGTGGATAATTGGATTGTTGGCGTGAGGGAGGTCATGGTTTCGAATCTTTGGGATGGCAAGGTTGTGTTTTTGCTCCTAATTTCAGCAAGAGTTGTGCTGAACTGAGTTTCTGagtggtggatgtgtagtgggaaatGAGGGAGCGATTTTAGGAGTGAATTAGGGGATTATGGAGGAAAATATTCAAAatctgatcattttttcctttttcgaaaAAAAAGAGAGTCGTTTTTCTCTccatgtaacaacccaatttagggcctagtaagaacagtagtttcgggaccacaaatctgacgaggaaaaaatttcttataattatatttttatggcctacaatttcacgaaaagatttcataaaaatttcgttcgaaaattttgacgtttgggcactcaatttagtcaaaaggactaaattgtaaaaagtacaaaagttgagttctacatgttagaggtgtccaattgttatgaaattttaaattggaggtctttaaatggaaattagaccattgtttaaattgtggacaaaaatgaacgtgagataagtgaaataggatatttttaagtgaagagtattttagtcatttagttattaaaatgaattaaaaacaaaattaaaagccaatttttgtccatcttcaaactagggccgaattttacaaggggaaagccatatttagggttttcaagcttccaagctccatagtaagtgatcccaagccccgtttttaatgttctttacattttaagagtcccggtaacttgatttagcttattctagcaataatttaaccctagggttcatatttggaaaaatacccataggtgaaatatgtttgttttgatgttttatggtagaatatgaagcttataattttcttaaacaacttttcctaagcgattttaagtgaaaacgtgTAAAACGTcataattgataaaaatatttagtgttcataagtaagtgtt contains the following coding sequences:
- the LOC107909908 gene encoding F-box/FBD/LRR-repeat protein At1g16930 isoform X2, which produces MEKGDQGKEDSKDRISELTDEILFIILSFLTLKEAANICFLSRRLKILWPHIVALNFDASNTLGELRRNGRLRKKKRTWYINWVNHVLESHKGSTLNEFRVCFDLDWTCRHDIDSWFCFAISKRVRKLELDFEEVAEETWPPGGNLDDEPAFAFCPLSGYLCQLKSLTLEMSAYNMTFPNFPELTNLRHLAVSAYGGYDDDLLVLTSLIDASPSLNKLSLELNIWRSSTYNHAHNTSNVTGKPIPSLKVVEVIGFRGFKIDVDFLAYLLEHGKVMEKITINCCHPSWAGQILEFETIKERERARKHAVQLKSKSPSTTEFVII
- the LOC107909908 gene encoding putative F-box protein At3g29830 isoform X1, which translates into the protein MEKGDQGKEDSKDRISELTDEILFIILSFLTLKEAANICFLSRRLKILWPHIVALNFDASNTLGELRRNGRLRKKKRTWYINWVNHVLESHKGSTLNEFRVCFDLDWTCRHDIDSWFCFAISKRVRKLELDFEEVAEETWPPGLRSYSLTKSCFNYIRTPQGLSCIGLLDSLCLRFVKVSGEVLEHFLLHCPLLEKLVVEWSKNLVTLNVASSSPLRLRYLEIRACLALQNLEISAPNLQSFLYYGQKVALHIENAPLLTDVLIGGNLDDEPAFAFCPLSGYLCQLKSLTLEMSAYNMTFPNFPELTNLRHLAVSAYGGYDDDLLVLTSLIDASPSLNKLSLELNIWRSSTYNHAHNTSNVTGKPIPSLKVVEVIGFRGFKIDVDFLAYLLEHGKVMEKITINCCHPSWAGQILEFETIKERERARKHAVQLKSKSPSTTEFVII